The following is a genomic window from Spirosoma foliorum.
AGCTCGCAGTCGCACCCATTCTACACGGGCAAAAACGTACTGCTTGATACAGCTGGTCGTGTGGACAAGTTCCGCAAACGGTACGGTACGAAGTAAGACATTTCCAGTTGATACAGAACTCCCCTGTTGCGGTAACCGTGGCAGGGGAGTTCTTTTTTAAACCTATAAGGTTTCAAAAACCTTATAGGTTTGTAATCTCGTCAATTTAAACGTGCTATTTACGTTTACTTTACTCAACCCTACAGGCATGAAAAAAATCCTGATCATTGAAGACGACCGACGCATTGCCCAGAATATAAGCCGGGGCCTTCAGGAAGAAGGTTATGCAACCGAAGTGGTGTATGAGGGGTTGAATGGTCGCCAGATTGCACTACAAACGGGAATAGACTTATTGATTTTAGACATCAATTTACCCGGTCTGAGTGGGTTTGAAGTGTGCCGGAGTGTTCGGGCAGAGAAACCCCAACTCCCGATCATCATGCTTACTGCCCTCGGCGAAATTGAAGACAAAGTTGAGGGGTTAGCGCTGGGTGCCGACGATTATCTGGTCAAACCGTTCGACTTTCGTGAATTACTGGCTCGGGTAGCAACCTGTTTTCGGCGGTCGGCCTTACTTACCGACGCCGTTGCCGAAGACATCTGCCAAGTGGCTAATCTAACGGTTAACCTGACCCTAAAAGAAGTTCGCCGGGATAATGTACTGATTGATTTGACGGCCCGTGAATTTGCCCTGTTGGAATACCTGATTCGGAATAAAGGCCGGGTGCTATCGAAACTGGATATTGCCGAAACCGTGTGGAATCTTAATTTCGACCCAGGTACCAATGTCGTAGAGGTATACGTCAATTACCTGCGCAAGAAAATCGACCGCGACTTTGAGCCTAAACTAATTCATACCCGCCCTGGCATGGGTTATGTGTTAAAAGAGGAGTAAATATAGGGAGAAAGGAAGAGAGGGAAGAAGGGGAATAGGGAAAGCGTAATGAGCTATTTTCCTCTCCCTCCTCCCTTTCTTCCCACTTTTCCCCCTCCTCCCTCTCTCCCTCTCACCATGACCATTCGTAATCGTATCGCCCTTCAGTTCTCGCTCATTGTTGCTTCTATTCTGATTGTGTTTTCGGTACTGATATACCTGGTGTCGGCAACCTATCGGCGGGAGGAATTTTATGATCGCCTAAAAAATAAAGCCAGAACGACGGTTCGTTTTTTGATTGAGGTAAAAGAAGTCGATCGGGAGTTGCTTAAAATCATCGACCGCAATACCCTTACGGCGCTTATTGATGAGAAGGTCTTAATTTTTGACGCCAAAAATCGCCTGATCTATTCAAGCGTCGATGATCAGGTGATTTATTTCAAAGCCACCTTGCTGGATGAAGTCCGACAAAAAAAGGAAATTGAAACCTTTAGCGGGCATAATGAACTGATCGGATTGCTTTACCGACAGAATGGCCGCGATTTGGTTGTGCTGGCTTCTGCCTATGATCAGTTCGGAAAAAGCAAATTAGAAAACCTTCGTCTTACATTGGGTTGGGGATTATTAGCGGGTATCGGTATTACCATCGGCCTGGGCATTTTTTTTGCCGGGCAGTCGTTACAGCCAATCAGTCAGATCAATCAGCAGGTATCAACCATTACAGCCTCAAATCTGCAGCAACGATTAGACGAGGGCAATCGGCAGGATGAGATTGCCCGGTTGGCGATGAATTTCA
Proteins encoded in this region:
- a CDS encoding response regulator; this encodes MKKILIIEDDRRIAQNISRGLQEEGYATEVVYEGLNGRQIALQTGIDLLILDINLPGLSGFEVCRSVRAEKPQLPIIMLTALGEIEDKVEGLALGADDYLVKPFDFRELLARVATCFRRSALLTDAVAEDICQVANLTVNLTLKEVRRDNVLIDLTAREFALLEYLIRNKGRVLSKLDIAETVWNLNFDPGTNVVEVYVNYLRKKIDRDFEPKLIHTRPGMGYVLKEE